A window of the Motilibacter rhizosphaerae genome harbors these coding sequences:
- a CDS encoding IS110 family RNA-guided transposase, translated as MSRVVIGVDPHKRSSTIEVIDDGENVLAVGRYGTDRDGYQQMLAAGRAWPDRLWAVEGCQGVGRYLAQRLVADGELVVDVPAKLSARARVFSTGQGRKTDAADAHAVAVVALRTPRLARVRVDDATVALRLLAERRDELGAARTLTVNRLHRLLADMVPGGAKQFLSAQQAKALLTGLEPADGVVAVTRVALVEELVVELEAIDARITTAKRQLDTLVRSTGSGLLRLNGIGPSGAARLLGDIGQIARFPTKGHFASWNGTAPIEASSGDVRRHRLSRAGNRRINRVLHIMAIVQLRHDTPGRRYYDRKRAEGKSPMEAMRAIKRRLSDVVYRQLVQDQRQDQRHEPGGEVTGPGGQAGATTDSSAAGYNPDTGALEKSLPGPATTEATPATPPGTDHTTARTRRPSMATARSRGQAAPA; from the coding sequence GTGAGCAGGGTTGTCATCGGGGTGGACCCGCACAAGAGGTCCTCCACCATCGAGGTCATCGACGACGGCGAGAACGTCCTCGCCGTCGGCAGGTACGGCACCGACCGCGACGGCTACCAGCAGATGCTCGCCGCCGGCAGAGCGTGGCCGGACCGGCTGTGGGCGGTCGAGGGCTGCCAGGGCGTGGGCCGGTACCTGGCGCAGCGGCTGGTCGCTGACGGCGAGCTGGTGGTGGATGTGCCGGCGAAGCTGTCGGCGCGGGCGCGGGTGTTCTCCACCGGCCAAGGCCGCAAGACCGACGCCGCCGACGCGCACGCTGTCGCGGTCGTCGCGCTGCGTACTCCGCGGCTCGCCCGGGTCCGCGTGGATGACGCGACGGTCGCGCTGCGGCTGCTCGCGGAGCGGCGGGACGAGCTCGGCGCGGCGCGGACGTTGACGGTCAACCGGCTGCACCGCCTGCTCGCTGACATGGTGCCCGGCGGGGCGAAGCAGTTCCTGTCCGCGCAGCAGGCGAAAGCCCTGCTCACCGGCCTAGAGCCCGCCGACGGTGTGGTGGCCGTGACCCGGGTGGCGCTGGTCGAGGAGCTTGTCGTCGAGCTCGAGGCGATCGACGCGCGGATCACGACCGCGAAGCGGCAGCTCGACACCCTAGTCCGGTCGACGGGGTCGGGGCTGCTTCGCCTTAACGGGATCGGTCCGTCAGGGGCGGCACGGCTGCTCGGCGACATCGGCCAGATCGCACGGTTCCCGACCAAGGGTCACTTCGCGTCCTGGAACGGCACCGCCCCGATCGAAGCGTCCTCCGGGGACGTGCGCCGACACCGGCTGTCTCGGGCGGGGAACCGGCGGATCAACCGGGTGCTGCACATCATGGCGATCGTGCAGCTGCGCCACGACACCCCCGGGCGCCGCTACTACGACCGCAAGCGCGCCGAGGGCAAAAGCCCGATGGAGGCGATGCGGGCAATCAAGCGCCGGCTCTCCGACGTCGTCTACCGCCAGCTCGTCCAGGACCAGCGGCAGGACCAGCGGCACGAGCCCGGCGGGGAGGTGACGGGCCCGGGAGGACAAGCGGGGGCGACTACTGACTCCAGCGCGGCCGGCTACAACCCCGACACCGGCGCTTTGGAGAAGTCACTTCCCGGACCCGCCACGACCGAGGCTACGCCCGCAACCCCGCCCGGCACAGACCACACAACAGCCCGGACCCGCCGCCCCTCCATGGCGACGGCCCGCAGCCGGGGTCAAGCCGCTCCTGCTTGA